A part of Vulpes vulpes isolate BD-2025 chromosome 15, VulVul3, whole genome shotgun sequence genomic DNA contains:
- the LOC112913402 gene encoding elongation factor 1-gamma-like, translated as MHHNKQATENAKEEVRRILGLLDTHLKTRTFLVGERVTLADITVVCTLLWLYKQVLEPSFCQAFPNTNRWFLTCINQPQFRAVLGEVKLCEKTAQFDAKKFAESQPKKDTPRKEKGSQEEKKKPQAERKEEKKAAAPAPEEEMDECEQALAAEPKAKDPFAHLPKSTFVLDEFKRKYSNEDTLTVALPYFWEHFDKDGWSLWYAEYRFPEELTQTFMSCNLITGMFQRLDKLRKNAFASVILFGTNNSSSISGVWVFQGQELAFPLSPDWQVDYESYTWRKLDLGSEETQTLVREYFCWEGAFQHVGKTFNQGKIFK; from the coding sequence ATGCACCACAACAAGCAGGCCACAGAGAATGCAAAGGAGGAAGTGAGGCGAATTCTGGGGCTCCTGGATACTCATTTGAAGACGAGGACTTTTCTGGTGGGCGAACGTGTGACACTGGCTGACATCACAGTTGTCTGCACCCTGTTGTGGCTCTATAAACAGGTCCTGGAGCCTTCTTTCTGCCAGGCCTTCCCCAATACCAACCGCTGGTTCCTTACCTGCATTAACCAGCCCCAGTTCCGGGCTGTCTTGGGGGAGGTGAAACTCTGTGAGAAGACGGCCCAATTTGATGCTAAAAAGTTTGCAGAGAGCCAACCTAAAAAAGACACCCCACGGAAAGAGAAGGGTTctcaggaagagaagaagaagccCCAGGCTGAGcggaaagaggagaagaaggctgctgcccctgctcctgAGGAGGAAATGGATGAATGTGAGCAGGCACTGGctgctgagccaaaggccaaagaCCCCTTTGCTCACCTGCCCAAGAGTACCTTTGTGTTGGACGAATTTAAGCGCAAGTACTCCAATGAGGACACTCTCACTGTGGCACTGCCGTATTTCTGGGAGCACTTCGATAAGGATGGCTGGTCCCTGTGGTACGCTGAGTACCGCTTCCCTGAGGAGCTCACTCAGACCTTTATGAGTTGTAACCTCATCACTGGAATGTTCCAACGGTTGGACAAGCTGAGGAAGAATGCCTTTGCCAGTGTCATCCTCTTTGGAACCAACAACAGCAGCTCCATTTCTGGAGTCTGGGTCTTCCAAGGCCAGGAGCTTGCCTTTCCGCTGAGTCCAGATTGGCAGGTGGACTACGAGTCCTATACGTGGCGGAAACTGGATCTTGGCAGCGAGGAGACCCAGACGCTGGTTCGAGAGTACTTTTGCTGGGAGGGGGCCTTCCAGCATGTGGGCAAAACCTTCAATCAGGGCAAGATCTTCAAGTAA